The following proteins are co-located in the Motilibacter rhizosphaerae genome:
- a CDS encoding BMP family lipoprotein, with protein MRFFVRTAAGAAVAALALAGCGSSSSGGSSSGSAAGGTSAGASSAPAASAAGGSDAAGSGAASAAPSGGASSGGTTTGKTVKVGLAYDVGGRGDKSFNDLAAAGLDKAKQSLTIQTKELSAVQGETDAQKGERLTLLAQSGYNPIVAVGFAYATALGKVAPKFPKTQFAIVDDNSIKAPNVEGLVFTENQSSFLVGVAAALASKTKHVGFIGGVQTPLIQKFQAGFAAGVKAVDPSDKVDVAYLSQPPDFSGFNDPAKAKVTAQGMYDKGADVVYHAAGGSGSGLFQAAAASKKWAIGVDSDQYQSAPADQKQWILTSALKGVDVAVDSFIEGVAKGSFTAGFKRFDLKSGGVGYAKSNPALQPYESKIDDFASKITSGALTVPETVG; from the coding sequence GTGCGCTTCTTCGTACGCACGGCGGCAGGGGCGGCCGTCGCCGCGCTGGCGCTGGCCGGGTGCGGCAGCAGCTCGAGCGGGGGGAGCTCGAGCGGCTCCGCGGCCGGCGGGACCAGCGCGGGGGCGTCCAGCGCGCCCGCGGCGTCCGCGGCCGGCGGGTCCGACGCAGCGGGCTCCGGCGCGGCGAGCGCGGCCCCGAGCGGCGGCGCCAGCAGCGGCGGCACGACGACCGGGAAGACCGTCAAGGTGGGCCTGGCCTACGACGTGGGCGGCCGCGGGGACAAGTCGTTCAACGACCTGGCGGCGGCCGGCCTCGACAAGGCCAAGCAGTCGCTGACGATCCAGACCAAGGAGCTCTCCGCGGTCCAGGGCGAGACGGACGCGCAGAAGGGCGAGCGGCTCACGCTGCTCGCGCAGTCGGGCTACAACCCGATCGTGGCCGTCGGCTTCGCCTACGCGACCGCGCTCGGCAAGGTCGCGCCGAAGTTCCCGAAGACGCAGTTCGCGATCGTCGACGACAACTCCATCAAGGCGCCCAACGTCGAGGGCCTGGTCTTCACGGAGAACCAGAGCTCGTTCCTCGTCGGCGTCGCGGCCGCGCTGGCCAGCAAGACCAAGCACGTGGGCTTCATCGGCGGCGTGCAGACCCCGCTGATCCAGAAGTTCCAGGCCGGGTTCGCGGCGGGCGTCAAGGCCGTCGACCCGAGCGACAAGGTCGACGTGGCCTACCTCTCGCAGCCGCCGGACTTCAGCGGCTTCAACGACCCGGCCAAGGCCAAGGTCACCGCGCAGGGCATGTACGACAAGGGCGCCGACGTGGTCTACCACGCGGCCGGCGGCTCGGGCTCCGGGCTGTTCCAGGCGGCGGCGGCCAGCAAGAAGTGGGCGATCGGCGTCGACAGCGACCAGTACCAGAGCGCTCCGGCGGACCAGAAGCAGTGGATCCTGACCTCGGCGCTCAAGGGCGTCGACGTCGCGGTGGACTCCTTCATCGAGGGCGTCGCCAAGGGCTCGTTCACCGCTGGCTTCAAGCGGTTCGACCTCAAGAGCGGCGGCGTGGGCTACGCCAAGTCCAACCCGGCGCTGCAGCCGTACGAGTCCAAGATCGATGACTTCGCCTCGAAGATCACCAGCGGCGCGCTCACCGTCCCGGAGACGGTCGGCTAG
- a CDS encoding thymidine phosphorylase encodes MFDAVDVIRAKRDGGELSDEAIDWVIAAYTRGVVAHEQMSALLMAVLLRGMSRPEVARWTGAMIASGDRLSFADLGRPTADKHSTGGVGDKITLPLAPLVAACGVAVPQLSGRGLGHTGGTLDKLEAVPGWRASLSLDEVRAQLRDVGAVICAATETLAPADKLLYALRDVTATVESVPLIASSIMSKKIAEGTGALVLDVKVGSGAFMKELADALELARTMVDLGTDAGVRTVALVTDMSTPLGLTAGNALEVRESVEVLAGGGPADVVELTVELAREMVGAAGVQGPDPRDVLASGRAMDVWRRMIAAQGGDPDVPLPTAKETEVVRAPSSGVLTRLDAYAVGVAAWRLGAGRARREDPVQAGAGVELHAKPGDEVVEGQPLLTLHTDTPERFPRALAALEGGFEVGAAAAGAAARAVVLERITP; translated from the coding sequence CTGTTCGACGCGGTCGACGTCATCCGTGCCAAGCGCGACGGCGGTGAGCTGTCCGACGAGGCGATCGACTGGGTCATCGCGGCGTACACCCGAGGTGTGGTGGCCCACGAGCAGATGAGCGCGCTGCTCATGGCGGTGCTGCTGCGCGGCATGAGCCGGCCCGAGGTCGCCCGCTGGACGGGGGCGATGATCGCCTCGGGCGACCGGCTGAGCTTCGCCGACCTCGGCCGCCCGACCGCCGACAAGCACTCGACCGGCGGCGTGGGCGACAAGATCACGCTGCCGCTCGCCCCGCTCGTCGCGGCCTGCGGCGTCGCCGTCCCGCAGCTGTCGGGGCGCGGGCTCGGCCACACGGGCGGGACCCTGGACAAGCTCGAGGCGGTGCCCGGGTGGCGCGCGTCGCTCTCGCTCGACGAGGTGCGCGCCCAGCTGCGCGACGTGGGCGCCGTCATCTGCGCCGCCACGGAGACGCTGGCGCCGGCCGACAAGCTGCTCTACGCGCTGCGCGACGTCACCGCCACGGTCGAGTCCGTCCCGCTCATCGCGAGCTCGATCATGAGCAAGAAGATCGCCGAGGGCACGGGCGCGCTCGTCCTCGACGTCAAGGTCGGCAGCGGGGCCTTCATGAAGGAGCTCGCCGACGCGCTGGAGCTGGCCCGCACGATGGTCGACCTCGGCACGGACGCCGGCGTGCGGACCGTCGCGCTGGTGACCGACATGTCCACGCCGCTCGGCCTCACCGCCGGCAACGCCCTCGAGGTCCGCGAGTCGGTCGAGGTGCTCGCCGGCGGCGGCCCTGCCGACGTCGTCGAGCTCACGGTGGAGCTGGCGCGCGAGATGGTCGGCGCCGCGGGCGTCCAGGGACCGGACCCGCGCGACGTGCTCGCGAGCGGGCGGGCCATGGACGTCTGGCGCCGGATGATCGCCGCGCAGGGCGGCGACCCCGACGTCCCGCTGCCGACCGCGAAGGAGACCGAGGTCGTGCGGGCCCCGAGCAGCGGGGTGCTCACCCGGCTCGACGCGTACGCCGTCGGCGTCGCCGCGTGGCGGCTCGGGGCTGGCCGCGCCCGCCGCGAGGACCCCGTGCAGGCGGGCGCGGGCGTCGAGCTGCACGCCAAGCCCGGCGACGAGGTGGTCGAGGGCCAGCCGCTGCTGACGCTGCACACCGACACCCCGGAGCGCTTCCCGCGGGCGCTCGCCGCGCTCGAGGGCGGGTTCGAGGTGGGGGCGGCGGCGGCAGGCGCAGCGGCGCGCGCGGTGGTGCTGGAGCGCATCACGCCCTGA
- a CDS encoding ABC transporter permease: MSIDAGSGPVGGGELSRTVVGGETGLGRARLASRRTGPRELLLGLLGLLVLLSLVRLISGVDDLTSAGVMGATLSLSVPVGLAGLGGLWSERAGVVNIGLEGMMILGTWGGAFTAWKSGSPWVGLLGGLAFGALGGLLHAVATVSFGVDQIVSGVAITILAGGAARYLSGQLFTGESGGGPTQSPPVPGFSSISVPGADYLLRGLESRHWFLLSDVAGILRGVTTQLTWLTVIAVLLVPASYLVLWRTAFGLRLRSCGENPVAAESLGIDVYRLKYAGVVISGALAGMAGVFLVTVSSSIYREGQTGGRGYIGLAAMIFGNWRPGGLAAGAGLFGYTDAVQLRGGPVAVHGLLLFVTILLLLAVLLNAYRRRQVGAVVALVAAAAFFAWYQLSDEVPQQLVFFTPHLTTLLVLSLASQRLRMPAADGVTYRKGQGG, translated from the coding sequence ATGAGCATCGACGCAGGCAGCGGTCCGGTCGGCGGCGGGGAGCTCTCCCGCACGGTCGTCGGGGGCGAGACCGGGCTGGGGCGCGCCCGCCTCGCCAGCCGGCGTACGGGCCCCCGCGAGCTCCTGCTCGGGCTGCTCGGCCTCCTCGTGCTGCTGTCCCTGGTCCGGCTCATCTCCGGGGTGGACGACCTCACCAGCGCCGGCGTCATGGGCGCGACGCTCTCGCTCTCGGTGCCCGTCGGCCTCGCCGGCCTCGGTGGCCTGTGGTCAGAGCGCGCGGGCGTCGTCAACATCGGGCTCGAGGGGATGATGATCCTCGGGACCTGGGGCGGCGCGTTCACCGCCTGGAAGTCCGGTAGCCCGTGGGTCGGCCTGCTCGGCGGGCTCGCGTTCGGGGCCCTCGGAGGGCTGCTCCACGCGGTCGCGACGGTGAGCTTCGGCGTCGACCAGATCGTCTCCGGCGTGGCGATCACCATCCTCGCGGGGGGCGCGGCGCGCTACCTGTCCGGGCAGCTGTTCACCGGCGAGAGCGGGGGTGGTCCCACGCAGTCCCCGCCGGTCCCGGGCTTCTCCTCGATCTCCGTGCCAGGAGCGGACTACCTGCTGCGCGGGCTGGAGAGCCGGCACTGGTTCCTGCTCTCCGACGTCGCCGGCATCCTGCGCGGCGTCACCACGCAGCTCACCTGGCTCACCGTCATCGCCGTGCTGCTCGTGCCGGCGAGCTACCTCGTGCTGTGGCGCACGGCGTTCGGCCTGCGGCTGCGCTCCTGCGGGGAGAACCCCGTCGCCGCCGAGTCGCTGGGCATCGACGTCTACCGCCTCAAGTACGCCGGCGTCGTCATCTCCGGCGCGCTCGCCGGGATGGCCGGGGTCTTCCTCGTCACCGTGTCGTCCTCGATCTACCGCGAGGGCCAGACCGGTGGCCGCGGCTACATCGGCCTCGCCGCCATGATCTTCGGCAACTGGCGACCGGGCGGCCTGGCCGCCGGTGCCGGGCTCTTCGGCTACACCGACGCGGTGCAGCTGCGCGGCGGGCCCGTCGCGGTCCACGGCCTGCTGCTGTTCGTCACGATCCTGCTGCTGCTCGCGGTGCTGCTCAACGCGTACCGCCGGCGGCAGGTCGGGGCGGTCGTGGCGCTGGTCGCCGCGGCGGCGTTCTTCGCGTGGTACCAGCTCTCGGACGAGGTCCCGCAGCAGCTGGTGTTCTTCACCCCGCACCTCACGACGCTGCTCGTGCTCTCGCTCGCCTCGCAGCGGCTGCGCATGCCGGCGGCGGACGGCGTCACGTACCGGAAGGGGCAGGGCGGATGA
- a CDS encoding ABC transporter ATP-binding protein, whose translation MPAADVPAVALRGITKRFPGVVANRDIDITVRRGTVHAVVGENGAGKSTLMKTLYGMHKPDEGTVEVDGRPVVFSSPADAIAAGIGMVHQHFMLADNLTVLENVVLGAEPTRRGTLDLKEARRRIRGISDAYGLGIRPDVLVEDLGVGDRQRVEILKVLYRGARTLILDEPTAVLVPQEVDELFGNLRGLKAEGLTVIFISHKLDEVLAVADDITVIRRGTTVGSAVPGEVTARQLAQMMVGSELPVPELRESTVTDVEELVVRGLTVTGADGRPVVDDVSLRIRRGEILGIAGVEGNGQAELVEALMGMRPAQGTVLLAGEDVSTWTTRRRREAGIGYIPEDRHRHGLLLEAPLWENRILGHQTRSPNVKGPWIDRGGAQEDTRRIVRDFDVRTPGIDVLASSLSGGNQQKLIVGREMSGSPSVLIASHPTRGVDVGAQAQIWDALRAARAAGLAVLLISADLDELLGMSDTLVVVLRGRLVAEVDPRTTTPEELGSAMTGASAGASA comes from the coding sequence GTGCCCGCTGCCGACGTCCCTGCGGTGGCGCTGCGCGGCATCACCAAGCGCTTCCCGGGCGTCGTCGCCAACCGGGACATCGACATCACGGTCCGGCGCGGCACCGTCCACGCCGTCGTGGGGGAGAACGGCGCCGGCAAGTCGACGTTGATGAAGACCCTGTACGGCATGCACAAGCCCGACGAGGGCACCGTCGAGGTCGACGGGCGGCCGGTCGTCTTCTCCTCGCCGGCCGACGCGATCGCCGCGGGGATCGGCATGGTGCACCAGCACTTCATGCTCGCGGACAACCTCACCGTGCTCGAGAACGTCGTGCTCGGCGCGGAGCCGACGCGGCGCGGCACCCTCGACCTCAAGGAGGCGCGCCGGCGCATCCGCGGGATCAGCGACGCGTACGGCCTGGGCATCCGCCCCGACGTGCTCGTCGAGGACCTCGGCGTCGGTGACCGCCAGCGCGTGGAGATCCTCAAGGTGCTCTACCGCGGCGCCCGCACGCTGATCCTCGACGAGCCGACCGCCGTGCTCGTCCCGCAGGAGGTCGACGAGCTCTTCGGCAACCTGCGCGGGCTCAAGGCCGAGGGGCTCACCGTCATCTTCATCTCCCACAAGCTCGACGAGGTGCTCGCCGTCGCCGACGACATCACCGTCATCCGGCGGGGCACCACGGTCGGCTCGGCCGTGCCCGGCGAGGTGACCGCGCGCCAGCTCGCCCAGATGATGGTGGGCAGCGAGCTGCCAGTCCCGGAGCTGCGCGAGTCGACCGTCACCGACGTCGAGGAGCTCGTCGTCCGCGGGCTCACCGTCACCGGGGCGGACGGGCGGCCCGTCGTCGACGACGTCTCCCTGCGCATCCGGCGCGGCGAGATCCTCGGCATCGCCGGGGTCGAGGGCAACGGCCAGGCCGAGCTCGTCGAGGCGCTCATGGGCATGCGCCCGGCGCAGGGCACCGTGCTGCTCGCCGGCGAGGACGTCTCGACCTGGACGACCCGGCGCCGGCGCGAGGCCGGCATCGGCTACATCCCGGAGGACCGGCACCGCCACGGCCTGCTGCTCGAGGCGCCGCTGTGGGAGAACCGCATCCTCGGCCACCAGACCCGCAGCCCCAACGTGAAGGGCCCCTGGATCGACCGCGGCGGCGCGCAGGAGGACACCCGGCGCATCGTCCGGGACTTCGACGTGCGCACGCCCGGGATCGACGTGCTCGCCTCGTCGCTGTCCGGCGGCAACCAGCAGAAGCTCATCGTGGGCCGCGAGATGAGCGGGTCGCCCTCGGTGCTCATCGCCTCGCACCCGACCCGCGGCGTCGACGTCGGCGCGCAGGCGCAGATCTGGGACGCGCTGCGCGCGGCGCGCGCGGCCGGGCTCGCCGTGCTGCTCATCTCCGCCGACCTCGACGAGCTGCTCGGCATGTCGGACACCCTCGTGGTCGTCCTGCGCGGCAGGCTCGTCGCCGAGGTCGACCCGCGTACGACCACCCCCGAGGAGCTGGGCTCGGCCATGACCGGAGCGTCCGCCGGAGCGTCGGCATGA
- a CDS encoding amidohydrolase, whose translation MLGEQVAGLEAELVALRRDLHAHPELGRAEVRTTRLLAERLAAEGIEPHVFPKGTGLWCDLGEGDRAVALRADIDALPVRDLKEVPYRSTVEGMAHACGHDVHTACVLGAGLALRELERAGGLPGRVRLLFQPAEEQMPGGALDVIAARGIVDVDEIFALHCDPRLEVGRVGVREGPITAACDRVKVVLRGPGGHTARPHLTADLVHALGVLVSELPAALGRRTDPRAGLSLVWGRIASGSAPNAIPERGEAEGTVRCLDSATWTSAPALVRSLAEAVVSPYGVAVEVQYVRGVPPVDNEQACADLLAEAVRRTEGRQAVVPTPQSLGGEDFAWYLEHVPGALARLGTAKPGDPVLRDLHQGGFDVDERCIPVGARALAATALLACYRSVTVSSRT comes from the coding sequence CTGCTCGGGGAGCAGGTCGCCGGCCTGGAGGCCGAGCTCGTCGCGCTGCGCCGCGACCTGCACGCGCACCCCGAGCTCGGCCGGGCCGAGGTGCGCACCACGCGGCTGCTGGCCGAGCGGCTCGCCGCCGAGGGGATCGAGCCGCACGTCTTCCCGAAGGGCACCGGGCTGTGGTGCGACCTCGGCGAGGGCGACCGTGCCGTCGCCCTGCGGGCGGACATCGACGCGCTGCCCGTGCGCGACCTCAAGGAGGTGCCCTACCGCTCGACCGTCGAGGGCATGGCCCACGCCTGCGGGCACGACGTGCACACCGCGTGCGTGCTCGGCGCGGGGCTGGCGCTGCGCGAGCTCGAGCGCGCGGGCGGGCTCCCCGGGCGCGTCCGGCTGCTCTTCCAGCCGGCGGAGGAGCAGATGCCGGGTGGTGCGCTCGACGTCATCGCCGCCCGCGGGATCGTCGACGTCGACGAGATCTTCGCGCTGCACTGCGACCCGCGCCTCGAGGTCGGCCGGGTCGGCGTGCGCGAGGGCCCGATCACCGCCGCCTGCGACCGGGTCAAGGTCGTGCTGCGCGGCCCGGGCGGGCACACCGCCCGCCCGCACCTCACCGCCGACCTCGTGCACGCGCTCGGCGTGCTCGTCTCCGAGCTGCCCGCGGCGCTGGGGCGGCGCACCGACCCGCGCGCGGGGCTCAGCCTCGTCTGGGGCCGCATCGCGTCGGGGTCCGCGCCCAACGCGATCCCCGAGCGCGGCGAGGCCGAGGGCACCGTGCGCTGCCTGGACTCGGCGACCTGGACCAGCGCGCCCGCGCTCGTCCGCTCCCTGGCGGAGGCGGTCGTCTCGCCGTACGGCGTGGCGGTCGAGGTGCAGTACGTCCGCGGGGTCCCGCCGGTCGACAACGAGCAGGCCTGCGCGGACCTGCTCGCCGAGGCGGTGCGCCGCACCGAGGGCCGCCAGGCCGTCGTCCCCACGCCGCAGAGCCTCGGGGGCGAGGACTTCGCGTGGTACCTCGAGCACGTGCCCGGCGCCCTGGCCCGGCTCGGCACCGCGAAGCCCGGCGACCCCGTGCTGCGCGACCTGCACCAGGGCGGCTTCGACGTCGACGAGCGCTGCATCCCGGTCGGCGCGAGGGCGCTCGCGGCCACCGCGCTGCTGGCGTGCTACCGCTCGGTAACAGTCTCGTCACGTACGTAG
- a CDS encoding cytidine deaminase, whose amino-acid sequence MSTVDWEALRAAAVEAAGRAYAPYSKFPVGAAGFVDDGRVVVGCNVENACYGVGLCAECGMVSTLLATGGGRLRAVVAVGGHGQLLSPCGRCRQLLLEHGGRDCAVLLESGETTVDGLLPHGFDDADLRAEWEASRRG is encoded by the coding sequence ATGAGCACGGTCGACTGGGAGGCGCTGCGCGCCGCAGCCGTGGAGGCCGCGGGTCGGGCCTATGCGCCGTACTCGAAGTTCCCGGTGGGGGCGGCAGGATTCGTGGACGACGGTCGCGTCGTCGTCGGCTGCAACGTCGAGAATGCCTGCTACGGCGTGGGTCTGTGCGCCGAGTGCGGCATGGTCTCGACGCTGCTGGCCACCGGCGGCGGGCGGCTGCGCGCGGTCGTCGCGGTCGGCGGCCACGGCCAGCTGCTCTCGCCGTGCGGTCGCTGCCGGCAGCTGCTGCTCGAGCACGGTGGGCGCGACTGCGCGGTGCTGCTCGAGTCGGGGGAGACGACCGTGGACGGCCTGCTGCCGCACGGTTTCGACGACGCGGACCTGCGGGCCGAGTGGGAGGCGAGCCGACGTGGCTGA
- a CDS encoding ABC transporter permease: MRRERVDRLLLGLAAAVLAFVFAAVITSVVLVVSGHNPLHVLEQMASYGTSANSEATIVNNATTYYLSAIAVAIGFRMNLFNIGVDGQYRLAAILSAAVGGSWALPTGLRQAAVILTAALVGALWAGIAGLLKVTRGVSEVISTIMLNYIATGVVAYLLTPKLLAVTSAGSNNIGTKPIPPSGQVGGFSLIPGADTQVYGLVLLAVAVGVGFHVLVNRTRFGFDLRATGRSSSAALASGVDVRRMVLTSMVLSGAVAGLVGMPNLLGESHTYSLDFPSGLGFTGIAIALLGRNNPVGIAFGALLWAFLDQSALILDINGVPKEIVQITQGTVVLSVVVAYELVRRLDLVRQQRRVAAQLSSRPGVPAEVAA; the protein is encoded by the coding sequence ATGAGGCGCGAGCGGGTGGACCGCCTGCTCCTCGGACTGGCGGCGGCGGTGCTGGCCTTCGTCTTCGCGGCGGTCATCACCTCCGTGGTGCTCGTCGTCAGCGGCCACAACCCGCTGCACGTCCTCGAGCAGATGGCGTCCTACGGCACCAGCGCCAACTCCGAGGCGACGATCGTCAACAACGCCACGACGTACTACCTGTCGGCGATCGCGGTGGCCATCGGGTTCCGGATGAACCTGTTCAACATCGGCGTCGACGGCCAGTACCGCCTCGCGGCGATCCTGTCCGCGGCGGTGGGCGGGTCGTGGGCGCTGCCGACCGGGCTGCGCCAGGCGGCGGTCATCCTCACCGCCGCGCTCGTGGGCGCGCTGTGGGCCGGCATCGCCGGCCTGCTCAAGGTGACCCGCGGGGTCAGCGAGGTCATCTCGACGATCATGCTGAACTACATCGCGACGGGGGTCGTGGCGTACCTCCTGACGCCGAAGCTGCTGGCGGTGACCAGCGCCGGCAGCAACAACATCGGCACCAAGCCGATCCCGCCCTCGGGCCAGGTCGGCGGCTTCTCGCTCATCCCCGGTGCGGACACGCAGGTCTACGGCCTCGTGCTCCTCGCGGTCGCGGTCGGCGTGGGCTTCCACGTGCTGGTCAACCGCACCCGCTTCGGCTTCGACCTGCGCGCGACCGGGCGCTCGTCCTCGGCGGCGCTCGCGAGCGGCGTCGATGTCCGGCGGATGGTGCTGACGAGCATGGTGCTGAGCGGTGCGGTGGCGGGCCTCGTCGGCATGCCGAACCTGCTGGGGGAGAGCCACACCTACTCCCTCGACTTCCCGTCGGGGCTGGGCTTCACGGGCATCGCGATCGCCCTGCTGGGGCGCAACAACCCGGTGGGCATCGCGTTCGGCGCGCTGCTGTGGGCGTTCCTCGACCAGTCCGCGCTGATCCTCGACATCAACGGCGTCCCGAAGGAGATCGTGCAGATCACCCAGGGCACGGTCGTGCTCTCGGTCGTCGTCGCGTACGAGCTGGTGCGCCGCCTCGACCTCGTGCGCCAGCAGCGGCGGGTCGCCGCGCAGCTCTCCTCCCGTCCCGGCGTGCCCGCGGAGGTGGCGGCATGA